Proteins encoded within one genomic window of Anopheles gambiae chromosome 3, idAnoGambNW_F1_1, whole genome shotgun sequence:
- the LOC5668272 gene encoding daf-12-interacting protein 1 isoform X2: MKLPALLFSFGLITGVLSQGFGQQPPPFRPIPKSFAVPPKAQRRQLTQQQQTHILSDIQKHQHRFNLHQNQRSPNVFIQPSIQIPVPPQPHSRQPFSGPSSTQQHFQPNAHFHHHSNNLHPPPPPSSPANGPVNSFRAPSGRPGPSFGAQQDTRLPPQQRSVQNQLQQATFFNGPPPPPHTNGPAPVSQPLNSQPSSFLNSIDTPTFGAPQRPNSLQAPFLQTPPSFTGNGQVRFPSQGAPSNGANLGQQPVPLFTNQQLPLHNSPQNFKLSGPNAGQSTFPVQPTFHNSQSVNPALQFPPVSQSIGTNFQQPSPQFQQQQQQQQLPRLQPNVPFAQSSNNFNAQPQGAGFPQAQPQIQTFSGPQQPVQSAQFGGQATNFNGLQQQQQQPLSYQQQQEYERRLKEESERIRELQEKQKVIQKHEQFLQKQYQKQQAKVQQLHQEFLKKQQKILQQQQQQQQQQQYEQQQKTVPTQVRSRDVLPSERTLFEKAVKMQSKPVAVPEPTTSTAAATSGQLSVIPLKPNSKKDYSSITQSDLDVLLSANRQTLFQTIKSETAKPAKAKPTKVKSTKALGRDDLLKQLKLALAETSPDLGGKNYSSTDLVLPNGEKVQVIRTTDPEIIKRANANSEGVLTQQLDSPTTPKPLSFEDIARSGLLPPGADFELIKQTEDGQIQEVGKIPPQKKVTFVYLEEQDDGSYKVQGVKGSGDKETKTSGADVDSILKRIKNGEIQLPPPSSVVSKGSVAKPDLIEDAPITTTTPRHQPIKKANSVTIIPHSTPIEDHASTAFLSGSTIHHTASPAPATIYASTPSPASPSSGVTAYSPGGYSGSTLPQQVSARLSTPSPVSGSYIADSTARFSEANSVYTPVSTTAIPPATPAPSIYQTANTEKYFSDTATAAAIEQQQQTASTYQHQTIHASHQSTASDAVPTASASETITQQQQDNTLSAPKEDTQQQQNELPAILKNNGLFAMAKYLRQSGLDTILNETGPYTIFVPTDKAFRSLLVQLGGPEKAEEKFRNNPRLLSGLLLHHVIPGSFEIASLQDEMTGVSLAGTQLRVNQYNMHDSEWNDVKVTTINGAMVVPDKQDIVIPQGIAHAVDRVMFPLPVGDILQTLQSDRERRFTHFLRALFASGMSDTLQNKGIKTYTVFAPTDAAFAHLSTEELTNLVTEKDQAEELVRKHVVPGTLFTAGMRFYQVKDVMAEGKTVTLQKTGGKIKVNDGYLQTSNIPTTNGVIHAIDSLL; this comes from the exons ATGAAACTGCCAGCGTTGCTGTTCAGTTTCGGGCTGATAACAGGTGTGCTGTCGCAAGGATTTGGACAGCAGCCGCCACCATTCCGACCG ATTCCCAAATCATTCGCG GTTCCACCGAAAGCTCAGCGACGCCAGCTgacgcaacagcagcagacgCACATTCTGAGCGACATTCAGAAGCACCAGCATCGCTTCAATCTGCATCAAAACCAACGTTCGCCGAACGTTTTCATACAACCGTCGATTCAAATACCGGTGCCCCCTCAACCCCATTCAAGGCAACCGTTCAGTGGCCCCAGTAGCACACAGCAACACTTCCAGCCCAACGCACACTTCCATCACCACTCGAACAATCtacatccaccaccaccaccatcatcaccggcCAATGGACCGGTGAACAGCTTCCGCGCACCGTCCGGCCGTCCAGGACCTAGCTTTGGAGCACAA CAGGACACACGACTGCCACCACAGCAGCGCTCCGTACAGAACCAACTACAGCAGGCCACATTCTTCAacggaccaccaccaccaccacacactaATGGCCCCGCGCCCGTCAGTCAGCCACTGAACAGCCAACCTTCCTCCTTTCTGAACAGCATCGATACACCAACGTTCGGTGCACCCCAAAGACCCAACTCCCTTCAGGCTCCTTTCCTTCAGACTCCTCCTTCCTTCACCGGTAATGGACAGGTTCGCTTCCCGAGCCAAGGCGCACCATCGAACGGGGCGAATCTTGGCCAACAGCCTGTGCCGTTGTTCACCAACCAGCAGCTACCACTGCACAATTCTCCCCAAAACTTCAAGCTGTCCGGGCCGAACGCCGGCCAGTCGACGTTCCCGGTGCAGCCGACATTCCACAACAGCCAATCCGTAAATCCGGCCCTTCAATTCCCACCGGTTTCGCAGTCGATCGGAACGAACTTCCAGCAGCCCTCGCCGcagttccagcagcagcagcagcagcaacagcttccGAGACTGCAACCGAACGTTCCATTTGCGCAATCGTCCAATAACTTCAACGCCCAGCCCCAGGGTGCTGGATTCCCACAGGCCCAACCTCAAATACAAACGTTCAGCGGACCGCAGCAACCCGTGCAGAGTGCACAGTTCGGTGGTCAGGCGACCAACTTTAACGGtctacagcaacaacagcagcaaccactcagctatcagcagcagcaggagtacGAACGTCGGCTCAAGGAAGAAAGTGAACGGATTCGCGAGCTGCAGGAAAAGCAGAAGGTAATCCAAAAGCATGAACAGTTCCTGCAGAAGCAATACCAGAAACAGCAAGCGAAGGTACAGCAGCTGCATCAGGAGTTCCTGAAGAAGCAGCAAAAGAtcctccagcagcaacagcagcagcaacagcagcagcaatacgaacagcagcaaaagaCCGTCCCAACTCAGGTACGTTCGCGCGATGTGTTGCCGTCGGAGCGGACACTTTTTGAAAAGGCTGTCAAGATGCAGTCAAAACCCGTAGCCGTACCAGAACCAACTACATCAACCGCTGCAGCCACCAGTGGACAGCTTTCGGTGATCCCGCTCAAGCCCAACAGCAAGAAAGACTACAGCAGCATCACTCAGTCGGATCTGGACGTACTGCTCAGCGCGAACCGTCAGACCCTGTTCCAAACGATCAAGTCCGAGACGGCAAAGCCAGCCAAGGCGAAGCCCACGAAGGTAAAGTCTACCAAAGCGCTCGGACGGGACGATCTGCTTAAGCAGCTGAAGCTTGCCCTTGCCGAAACATCGCCCGATCTGGGTGGCAAGAACTACAGCTCGACCGATCTGGTACTACCGAACGGTGAAAAGGTGCAGGTCATCCGTACGACCGATCCCGAAATCATCAAGCGCGCCAACGCCAACTCGGAGGGTGTGCTGACCCAGCAGCTCGATTCGCCCACGACACCGAAACCACTGTCCTTCGAGGACATTGCGCGCAGTGGTCTGCTTCCCCCGGGTGCGGACTTTGAGCTGATCAAGCAGACGGAGGATGGGCAGATCCAGGAGGTGGGCAAGATCCCGCCTCAAAAGAAGGTTACCTTTGTGTACCTGGAGGAACAGGATGACGGATCGTACAAGGTGCAAGGGGTAAAGGGTAGCGGTGACAAGGAAACCAAAACGTCCGGTGCCGATGTGGACAGCATCTTGAAACGCATCAAGAACGGTGAAATTCAGCTGCCTCCCCCATCGTCGGTCGTGTCGAAGGGATCCGTGGCCAAGCCGGACCTGATCGAGGACGCACCGATCACGACTACGACGCCACGCCATCAACCGATCAAGAAAGCCAACTCGGTGACGATCATTCCACACAGCACACCGATCGAGGATCACGCCTCGACTGCTTTCCTGTCCGGCAGTACTATACACCATACCGCCTCGCCGGCACCGGCCACCATCTACGCTTCCACGCCTTCCCCGGCAAGCCCGAGCAGCGGTGTCACTGCATACTCACCGGGTGGCTACTCTGGCAGCACGCTTCCACAGCAAGTCTCGGCCCGTCTTTCAACGCCGTCGCCAGTGTCCGGTAGCTATATCGCCGACAGCACGGCACGATTCTCCGAAGCAAACTCGGTATACACCCCGGTGTCTACCACGGCCATCCCGCCGGCTACACCAGCACCCAGCATCTATCAGACTGCCAACACGGAAAAGTATTTCTCGGACACGGCTACGGCCGCTGCCAttgagcagcaacagcagacagCCAGTACCTACCAGCATCAGACGATTCATGCGTCACATCAGTCCACCGCTAGCGATGCTGTCCCTACGGCATCCGCATCCGAAACGATcacgcaacagcaacaagacAACACGCTCAGCGCTCCCAAGGAGgacacccagcagcagcaaaatgaactaCCAGCAATTCTCAAGAATAACGGACTATTTGCCATGGCCAAATATCTCCGCCAGTCTGGTCTCGATACGATACTGAATGAAACGGGCCCGTACACAATCTTCGTGCCCACCGATAAAGCCTTCCGCAGTCTGCTTGTCCAGCTGGGCGGACCCGAAAAGGCGGAAGAGAAGTTCCGCAACAACCCACGCCTACTGAGCGGA cTGCTCTTGCATCACGTCATTCCTGGATCGTTCGAAATCGCGTCTCTGCAGGATGAAATGACTGGTGTGTCCCTGGCCGGAACTCAGCTTCGCGTAAATCAATACAACATGCACGACTCGGAATGGAACGACGTTAAG GTGACCACCATCAACGGCGCTATGGTTGTGCCAGACAAACAGGACATCGTGATCCCCCAGGGTATTGCTCATGCCGTCGACCGTGTCATGTTCCCGCTACCAGTTGGTGATATTCTTCAGACGCTTCAATCGGACCGTGAGCGACGCTTTACTCACTTCCTACGAGCATTGTTTGCATCGGGCATGTCGGATACTCTCCAGAATAAAG GTATCAAAACTTACACAGTATTCGCACCAACCGATGCCGCATTTGCTCACCTCTCGACTGAGGAACTCACCAACCTAGTCACGGAAAAGGACCAGGCGGAAGAGCTCGTACGCAAGCACGTTGTCCCGGGCACTTTATTCACTGCCGGTATGCGTTTCTACCAGGTTAAGGACGTTATGGCGGAGGGAAAGACAGTTACGCTGCAGAAGACGGGAG GTAAAATCAAGGTTAACGATGGTTATCTGCAGACGTCTAATATCCCAACAACGAACGGCGTTATACATGCTATCGACTCGTTGCTGTAA
- the LOC5668272 gene encoding daf-12-interacting protein 1 isoform X4, translating to MKLPALLFSFGLITGVLSQGFGQQPPPFRPVPPKAQRRQLTQQQQTHILSDIQKHQHRFNLHQNQRSPNVFIQPSIQIPVPPQPHSRQPFSGPSSTQQHFQPNAHFHHHSNNLHPPPPPSSPANGPVNSFRAPSGRPGPSFGAQQDTRLPPQQRSVQNQLQQATFFNGPPPPPHTNGPAPVSQPLNSQPSSFLNSIDTPTFGAPQRPNSLQAPFLQTPPSFTGNGQVRFPSQGAPSNGANLGQQPVPLFTNQQLPLHNSPQNFKLSGPNAGQSTFPVQPTFHNSQSVNPALQFPPVSQSIGTNFQQPSPQFQQQQQQQQLPRLQPNVPFAQSSNNFNAQPQGAGFPQAQPQIQTFSGPQQPVQSAQFGGQATNFNGLQQQQQQPLSYQQQQEYERRLKEESERIRELQEKQKVIQKHEQFLQKQYQKQQAKVQQLHQEFLKKQQKILQQQQQQQQQQQYEQQQKTVPTQVRSRDVLPSERTLFEKAVKMQSKPVAVPEPTTSTAAATSGQLSVIPLKPNSKKDYSSITQSDLDVLLSANRQTLFQTIKSETAKPAKAKPTKVKSTKALGRDDLLKQLKLALAETSPDLGGKNYSSTDLVLPNGEKVQVIRTTDPEIIKRANANSEGVLTQQLDSPTTPKPLSFEDIARSGLLPPGADFELIKQTEDGQIQEVGKIPPQKKVTFVYLEEQDDGSYKVQGVKGSGDKETKTSGADVDSILKRIKNGEIQLPPPSSVVSKGSVAKPDLIEDAPITTTTPRHQPIKKANSVTIIPHSTPIEDHASTAFLSGSTIHHTASPAPATIYASTPSPASPSSGVTAYSPGGYSGSTLPQQVSARLSTPSPVSGSYIADSTARFSEANSVYTPVSTTAIPPATPAPSIYQTANTEKYFSDTATAAAIEQQQQTASTYQHQTIHASHQSTASDAVPTASASETITQQQQDNTLSAPKEDTQQQQNELPAILKNNGLFAMAKYLRQSGLDTILNETGPYTIFVPTDKAFRSLLVQLGGPEKAEEKFRNNPRLLSGLLLHHVIPGSFEIASLQDEMTGVSLAGTQLRVNQYNMHDSEWNDVKVTTINGAMVVPDKQDIVIPQGIAHAVDRVMFPLPVGDILQTLQSDRERRFTHFLRALFASGMSDTLQNKGIKTYTVFAPTDAAFAHLSTEELTNLVTEKDQAEELVRKHVVPGTLFTAGMRFYQVKDVMAEGKTVTLQKTGGKIKVNDGYLQTSNIPTTNGVIHAIDSLL from the exons ATGAAACTGCCAGCGTTGCTGTTCAGTTTCGGGCTGATAACAGGTGTGCTGTCGCAAGGATTTGGACAGCAGCCGCCACCATTCCGACCG GTTCCACCGAAAGCTCAGCGACGCCAGCTgacgcaacagcagcagacgCACATTCTGAGCGACATTCAGAAGCACCAGCATCGCTTCAATCTGCATCAAAACCAACGTTCGCCGAACGTTTTCATACAACCGTCGATTCAAATACCGGTGCCCCCTCAACCCCATTCAAGGCAACCGTTCAGTGGCCCCAGTAGCACACAGCAACACTTCCAGCCCAACGCACACTTCCATCACCACTCGAACAATCtacatccaccaccaccaccatcatcaccggcCAATGGACCGGTGAACAGCTTCCGCGCACCGTCCGGCCGTCCAGGACCTAGCTTTGGAGCACAA CAGGACACACGACTGCCACCACAGCAGCGCTCCGTACAGAACCAACTACAGCAGGCCACATTCTTCAacggaccaccaccaccaccacacactaATGGCCCCGCGCCCGTCAGTCAGCCACTGAACAGCCAACCTTCCTCCTTTCTGAACAGCATCGATACACCAACGTTCGGTGCACCCCAAAGACCCAACTCCCTTCAGGCTCCTTTCCTTCAGACTCCTCCTTCCTTCACCGGTAATGGACAGGTTCGCTTCCCGAGCCAAGGCGCACCATCGAACGGGGCGAATCTTGGCCAACAGCCTGTGCCGTTGTTCACCAACCAGCAGCTACCACTGCACAATTCTCCCCAAAACTTCAAGCTGTCCGGGCCGAACGCCGGCCAGTCGACGTTCCCGGTGCAGCCGACATTCCACAACAGCCAATCCGTAAATCCGGCCCTTCAATTCCCACCGGTTTCGCAGTCGATCGGAACGAACTTCCAGCAGCCCTCGCCGcagttccagcagcagcagcagcagcaacagcttccGAGACTGCAACCGAACGTTCCATTTGCGCAATCGTCCAATAACTTCAACGCCCAGCCCCAGGGTGCTGGATTCCCACAGGCCCAACCTCAAATACAAACGTTCAGCGGACCGCAGCAACCCGTGCAGAGTGCACAGTTCGGTGGTCAGGCGACCAACTTTAACGGtctacagcaacaacagcagcaaccactcagctatcagcagcagcaggagtacGAACGTCGGCTCAAGGAAGAAAGTGAACGGATTCGCGAGCTGCAGGAAAAGCAGAAGGTAATCCAAAAGCATGAACAGTTCCTGCAGAAGCAATACCAGAAACAGCAAGCGAAGGTACAGCAGCTGCATCAGGAGTTCCTGAAGAAGCAGCAAAAGAtcctccagcagcaacagcagcagcaacagcagcagcaatacgaacagcagcaaaagaCCGTCCCAACTCAGGTACGTTCGCGCGATGTGTTGCCGTCGGAGCGGACACTTTTTGAAAAGGCTGTCAAGATGCAGTCAAAACCCGTAGCCGTACCAGAACCAACTACATCAACCGCTGCAGCCACCAGTGGACAGCTTTCGGTGATCCCGCTCAAGCCCAACAGCAAGAAAGACTACAGCAGCATCACTCAGTCGGATCTGGACGTACTGCTCAGCGCGAACCGTCAGACCCTGTTCCAAACGATCAAGTCCGAGACGGCAAAGCCAGCCAAGGCGAAGCCCACGAAGGTAAAGTCTACCAAAGCGCTCGGACGGGACGATCTGCTTAAGCAGCTGAAGCTTGCCCTTGCCGAAACATCGCCCGATCTGGGTGGCAAGAACTACAGCTCGACCGATCTGGTACTACCGAACGGTGAAAAGGTGCAGGTCATCCGTACGACCGATCCCGAAATCATCAAGCGCGCCAACGCCAACTCGGAGGGTGTGCTGACCCAGCAGCTCGATTCGCCCACGACACCGAAACCACTGTCCTTCGAGGACATTGCGCGCAGTGGTCTGCTTCCCCCGGGTGCGGACTTTGAGCTGATCAAGCAGACGGAGGATGGGCAGATCCAGGAGGTGGGCAAGATCCCGCCTCAAAAGAAGGTTACCTTTGTGTACCTGGAGGAACAGGATGACGGATCGTACAAGGTGCAAGGGGTAAAGGGTAGCGGTGACAAGGAAACCAAAACGTCCGGTGCCGATGTGGACAGCATCTTGAAACGCATCAAGAACGGTGAAATTCAGCTGCCTCCCCCATCGTCGGTCGTGTCGAAGGGATCCGTGGCCAAGCCGGACCTGATCGAGGACGCACCGATCACGACTACGACGCCACGCCATCAACCGATCAAGAAAGCCAACTCGGTGACGATCATTCCACACAGCACACCGATCGAGGATCACGCCTCGACTGCTTTCCTGTCCGGCAGTACTATACACCATACCGCCTCGCCGGCACCGGCCACCATCTACGCTTCCACGCCTTCCCCGGCAAGCCCGAGCAGCGGTGTCACTGCATACTCACCGGGTGGCTACTCTGGCAGCACGCTTCCACAGCAAGTCTCGGCCCGTCTTTCAACGCCGTCGCCAGTGTCCGGTAGCTATATCGCCGACAGCACGGCACGATTCTCCGAAGCAAACTCGGTATACACCCCGGTGTCTACCACGGCCATCCCGCCGGCTACACCAGCACCCAGCATCTATCAGACTGCCAACACGGAAAAGTATTTCTCGGACACGGCTACGGCCGCTGCCAttgagcagcaacagcagacagCCAGTACCTACCAGCATCAGACGATTCATGCGTCACATCAGTCCACCGCTAGCGATGCTGTCCCTACGGCATCCGCATCCGAAACGATcacgcaacagcaacaagacAACACGCTCAGCGCTCCCAAGGAGgacacccagcagcagcaaaatgaactaCCAGCAATTCTCAAGAATAACGGACTATTTGCCATGGCCAAATATCTCCGCCAGTCTGGTCTCGATACGATACTGAATGAAACGGGCCCGTACACAATCTTCGTGCCCACCGATAAAGCCTTCCGCAGTCTGCTTGTCCAGCTGGGCGGACCCGAAAAGGCGGAAGAGAAGTTCCGCAACAACCCACGCCTACTGAGCGGA cTGCTCTTGCATCACGTCATTCCTGGATCGTTCGAAATCGCGTCTCTGCAGGATGAAATGACTGGTGTGTCCCTGGCCGGAACTCAGCTTCGCGTAAATCAATACAACATGCACGACTCGGAATGGAACGACGTTAAG GTGACCACCATCAACGGCGCTATGGTTGTGCCAGACAAACAGGACATCGTGATCCCCCAGGGTATTGCTCATGCCGTCGACCGTGTCATGTTCCCGCTACCAGTTGGTGATATTCTTCAGACGCTTCAATCGGACCGTGAGCGACGCTTTACTCACTTCCTACGAGCATTGTTTGCATCGGGCATGTCGGATACTCTCCAGAATAAAG GTATCAAAACTTACACAGTATTCGCACCAACCGATGCCGCATTTGCTCACCTCTCGACTGAGGAACTCACCAACCTAGTCACGGAAAAGGACCAGGCGGAAGAGCTCGTACGCAAGCACGTTGTCCCGGGCACTTTATTCACTGCCGGTATGCGTTTCTACCAGGTTAAGGACGTTATGGCGGAGGGAAAGACAGTTACGCTGCAGAAGACGGGAG GTAAAATCAAGGTTAACGATGGTTATCTGCAGACGTCTAATATCCCAACAACGAACGGCGTTATACATGCTATCGACTCGTTGCTGTAA